A single Natrinema sp. HArc-T2 DNA region contains:
- a CDS encoding pyridoxal phosphate-dependent aminotransferase, whose translation MTDFAARVEQVSISGIRKVFEAAGEDAINLGLGQPDFPTPAHARRGAIEAIESGRADAYTSNKGTQQLREAIVAKYDRDYGLEIDPEDVIATSGGSEALHLALQAHVDPGEEVIFPDPGFVSYDALTHIADGTPKPVGLREDLTLDPATVEDAITDETAAFIVNSPANPTGAVQSEADMREFARIADEHDVLCISDEVYEHIVFEGEHHSPLKFAETDNVVAISACSKTYSMTGWRLGWVVASNRRIERMLRVHQYGQACASAPAQYAAEAALTGPQEPVQEMVETFEQRRDLVLDGLTDAGLEVPTPEGAFYAMPKVPEGWCDEVLDRGVVVVPGDAFGANGEGYARLSYATGTEELKEALEIIDDATQAVQ comes from the coding sequence ATGACTGACTTCGCAGCTCGAGTCGAGCAGGTGTCGATCAGCGGCATTCGCAAAGTGTTCGAGGCCGCCGGCGAGGACGCGATCAATCTCGGCCTCGGCCAGCCGGACTTCCCGACGCCCGCCCACGCTCGCCGCGGGGCGATCGAGGCGATCGAATCCGGGCGGGCCGACGCCTACACGTCCAACAAGGGCACGCAACAGCTTCGCGAGGCGATCGTCGCGAAGTACGACCGCGACTACGGTCTCGAGATCGACCCCGAGGACGTGATCGCGACCTCGGGCGGCAGCGAGGCGCTCCATCTCGCGCTGCAGGCCCACGTCGATCCCGGTGAGGAAGTGATCTTCCCCGACCCCGGCTTCGTCTCGTATGACGCCCTGACCCACATCGCCGACGGCACGCCGAAGCCAGTCGGGCTGCGCGAGGACCTCACCCTCGATCCCGCGACGGTCGAGGACGCGATCACCGACGAGACGGCAGCGTTCATCGTCAACAGCCCCGCGAATCCGACGGGTGCTGTCCAGAGCGAGGCGGACATGCGCGAGTTCGCCCGCATCGCCGACGAACACGACGTGCTCTGTATCTCCGACGAGGTCTACGAACACATTGTTTTCGAGGGCGAACATCACTCGCCGCTGAAGTTCGCCGAGACGGACAACGTCGTCGCCATCAGCGCCTGCTCGAAGACCTACTCGATGACCGGCTGGCGACTCGGCTGGGTCGTCGCTTCGAATCGCCGCATCGAGCGCATGCTTCGGGTCCACCAGTACGGCCAGGCCTGTGCCTCCGCACCGGCCCAGTACGCCGCCGAGGCCGCCCTGACGGGCCCACAGGAGCCAGTGCAGGAGATGGTCGAGACCTTCGAACAGCGCCGCGACCTCGTGCTCGACGGGCTCACCGACGCCGGCCTCGAGGTGCCCACTCCGGAAGGGGCTTTCTACGCGATGCCGAAGGTACCCGAGGGCTGGTGTGATGAAGTGCTCGATCGGGGCGTCGTTGTCGTCCCCGGCGACGCCTTCGGCGCGAACGGCGAAGGCTACGCGCGACTCTCCTATGCGACCGGGACCGAGGAACTGAAAGAAGCACTCGAGATCATCGACGACGCGACGCAAGCGGTACAGTAA
- a CDS encoding NADPH:quinone reductase: MRAVRLHEHGDADVLQVDEIDRPEPAADELLVEVAAAGVNPVDTYFRDGSYEPVDVPFTPGVDVSGVVAAVGDAVDDFDAGDRVYGTGIGNGGFQGSYAEYATVPTDRVVHLPDGADLTEAGAAGVVAVTAWRALIDHAGLEPAEYCLVHGGSGGVGHAAVQIGAAVSARVITTAAEEYHDALADDGAETVLDYSRDDLADAVLEASDGGVDAVLDHRLDDYLQFDADVAATGARVVGIGENSPDPGFTNDGAARSKDVTYQFMSMFNTPDLRVPLRGVAHLMNTGALSIDTARRYDLEEAADAHRAVMNESFLGKLVIEP; the protein is encoded by the coding sequence ATGCGCGCTGTACGCCTTCACGAACACGGTGACGCGGACGTACTGCAGGTAGACGAGATCGACCGACCCGAGCCGGCTGCGGACGAACTCTTAGTCGAGGTCGCCGCTGCGGGCGTCAATCCCGTCGACACCTACTTCCGGGATGGGTCGTACGAGCCGGTTGACGTCCCCTTCACGCCCGGTGTCGACGTCTCGGGTGTCGTCGCCGCGGTGGGTGACGCCGTCGACGACTTCGACGCGGGAGACCGCGTCTACGGTACCGGCATCGGAAACGGTGGCTTTCAGGGTTCCTACGCCGAGTACGCGACGGTCCCGACCGACCGCGTCGTCCACCTTCCCGACGGTGCGGACCTGACCGAAGCTGGAGCTGCCGGCGTCGTCGCCGTCACCGCCTGGCGCGCGCTGATCGACCACGCCGGCCTCGAACCCGCCGAGTACTGTCTGGTCCACGGCGGCTCGGGCGGCGTCGGCCACGCTGCCGTCCAGATCGGGGCCGCCGTGAGCGCGCGGGTGATTACGACGGCAGCCGAGGAGTATCACGACGCGCTCGCCGACGACGGAGCCGAGACGGTGTTAGACTACAGCCGTGACGACCTCGCAGACGCCGTCCTCGAGGCCTCCGACGGCGGCGTCGACGCCGTGCTCGACCATCGGCTGGACGACTACCTGCAGTTCGACGCGGACGTGGCCGCGACGGGTGCCCGCGTCGTCGGCATCGGCGAGAACAGCCCCGATCCGGGCTTTACGAACGACGGAGCCGCCCGCTCGAAGGACGTCACCTACCAGTTCATGAGTATGTTCAACACGCCCGACCTGCGCGTCCCGCTGCGGGGCGTCGCCCACCTCATGAACACGGGTGCGCTGTCGATCGATACGGCACGGCGCTACGACCTCGAGGAGGCCGCCGACGCACACCGCGCCGTGATGAACGAGAGTTTCCTCGGCAAGCTCGTGATCGAACCGTAA
- a CDS encoding TIGR04024 family LLM class F420-dependent oxidoreductase translates to MTVDLDLLVQLGDYDRPQGVAERAVQAEELGFDRITVGETTGWNIIPPLTLAADRTEELGISNDVISPYGRTPAMLAQTALTMQDATDGRFRFGIGPSSPAITERWHGKAFDRPLRRTREVIEIMRGVSDEGTPAYEGEVFEIPGLNYERGPHENPPPIDLGTLGPKATEMAGRFGDGWAPQLFTKDGLRERLEDLERGADLADKELSDLRVAPIVRGMASEDRAKARENARSTIAFMLGAYGPYYGDSVAEQGYPDVVEEIRAAWEERDTDAMAAALPDEVLDELAPAGTPDEVREWVEDYGEIDGVDAVRIGFVDGLSEEDKRTTMEAVADLV, encoded by the coding sequence GTGACCGTCGACCTGGATCTGCTGGTGCAACTCGGCGACTACGATCGGCCACAGGGGGTCGCCGAGCGGGCCGTCCAGGCCGAAGAACTGGGATTCGATCGGATTACGGTCGGCGAGACGACCGGTTGGAACATTATCCCGCCGCTGACGCTTGCCGCCGACCGCACCGAGGAGTTGGGCATCTCGAACGATGTCATCTCGCCGTACGGGCGAACGCCCGCGATGCTCGCTCAGACGGCGCTAACGATGCAAGACGCCACCGATGGTCGGTTCCGATTCGGGATCGGCCCGAGCTCGCCGGCGATCACCGAGCGCTGGCACGGCAAGGCGTTCGACCGACCGCTGCGCCGGACCCGCGAAGTGATCGAGATCATGCGCGGAGTCTCCGATGAGGGCACCCCCGCCTACGAGGGCGAGGTCTTCGAGATCCCGGGCCTGAACTACGAACGTGGCCCCCACGAGAACCCGCCGCCGATCGATCTGGGCACGCTCGGCCCGAAAGCCACCGAGATGGCCGGGCGCTTCGGCGACGGCTGGGCTCCGCAACTGTTCACGAAAGACGGACTTCGGGAGCGACTCGAGGATCTCGAGCGCGGTGCCGACCTCGCGGACAAGGAGCTTTCGGACCTGCGTGTGGCCCCGATCGTCCGCGGGATGGCATCCGAAGACCGGGCAAAAGCGCGAGAGAACGCCCGTAGCACGATCGCGTTCATGCTCGGGGCCTACGGTCCCTACTACGGGGACTCGGTCGCAGAACAGGGCTATCCGGACGTCGTCGAAGAGATCCGGGCCGCGTGGGAGGAGCGAGATACCGACGCGATGGCTGCAGCGCTTCCTGACGAGGTCCTCGACGAATTAGCGCCCGCAGGCACTCCTGACGAAGTCCGTGAGTGGGTCGAAGACTACGGCGAAATCGACGGCGTCGACGCCGTCCGAATCGGGTTCGTCGACGGCCTGTCCGAGGAGGACAAGCGGACGACGATGGAAGCCGTCGCCGACCTCGTATAA